The DNA window TTTTCCCAGATTTTGTCAATATTCATTCATTTGTTATGCCAATTTGCAAGGTCATTAATACTGTAAGACCAAAGAGTTTCCACAGGAAATGTGGACGGTCCTGTAAAAATATGGAAGCTACAAAGTGTTCTCGTTCTGAATAATATCACTCCTTTGCTTGTTCTCTACAGCCattttttgtatattaaaatatacacTCTCTTGACCACTTGGCCAACTGTGAAATACCCTATAAAAAGCACAACCAAAAACCCAAAGTGTGATAATGGAAAGTCTGTGAATCCCATGATTTCTCCGATCACTGTAAAAGGAACTGCTATTCCAATGGCAGAGTTCACAACCGTTGAACAGATTACGGGCAATGACGATATCTCCTGAATGAAAGGGATTTTCTCCGTTCGAACTAAGTTGAAAATTAGGGTTTGCATAATAAGGCCTTCAATAAACCAACAAGAATGGAAGAATTTGGCGTCCAATATGTTGTAATCTCCTTACTAGCACCACAGAAAGTAAAGTTGTTCACCAGATCATACAGAGTACACACAGGGCCGTTCCATGATACGAAGACGGGCAAACCTTTCTCAGACCATTTCTGAGGGTCTATACATAATCTTCTTCCAACTTGTCCCGTGGGATTGATCCACGCAATAAATCAAAGTTTGTGCAAGGAGCTGCCTTGGAGTCAGTGGCTCAAATTCCAGCAAGATAATCAAATTAGGAGAGGtaccgtgtttttttttttaataaatattttaaattattttgttatttgatattaaaaataaattttaaattatatatatatatatatatatatatatatatatattttcaagtaaaatatatttttaaaaacaattaaagtagCACATTCGTGTATAAACGTAGAAAAATAGGGTATTATACAAACTGTTTTAGATGGTACTTGAAAATATAGTattagttgcttttcaaaatgtttttgtttggaaatatattaaaataatatattttttatttttttaaaattattttttatattaacttatcaaaacaatttaaaaataccataaaaaattcaaaataaaaaaatcaaattatttttttaaaaatatttttaaaactagaaaaacattttcaaaggTGACGTATGTCAGTGCTGGGCTCCAATGATTGCAGCCCAAAAACACAGCAAAAAGCTTGGTAGGAATGAAACAGCCCGGCCTAACttgtcatatattatttattttgagccttattttttttatggttttgttcCTGATAGCGCGAGCTCACATCTGAGTTTGacgcatcaaaataaatataataaattagcAACCAATACTCTGTTAATTACCAACCTCTCACCTGTTATGGAATATGACAATCCACCCTCTTAAGAAAATTGGCAACCCTATGATACCAAATATAATAGGCCACCTCACTTTTCTTATATTTGGTATCAGCTTAAAAGCGGACAGCTTGCCATAGTAGACGCTCAGGCTCTGTACACGGATAGATGTAAATTCTGATCAGAGAGAGGAATGCAAATGTATggatgtaatattttttaatttttggaatataataatcttttaatggatttattataatataacgTGTAGGGACTGAAGAGTCATATTCTTCAAGAATCTTACAGAGACAGTCCATCTGATCTGATCAACCTGTATGGTTAAACGTATTTGTATGACTATAGAtgcaatgttttttaattttcgaaTATAATAATCTTCTAATGAAGTTATTAATTACAACATGACGTGTATACACTATGAATGAAGAGTCATATTCTACTGagatagttattattttttaaaatatttttttgtttaaaaatacataatatattttttaaaattatttttaatactaacaaattaaaacaatataaattattattattttaaaaaaaaacacaacgtGGTGGTCTCGTGAATAATCACACCCAAGCCCATCTGGTCTGAAGTGATCTGATCAATATGTATGGTGGAATCAAATAATTCCAAAAGAAAGTGCTGCGGTGTGCAATGACCTAAACATCTGTATGATTATTTTGATTCTCTCGATTGTAGAGAAACCAGCCCCACATAAATATTATCTGCAGAAATGAGAAGGGGTTGGCCTCCTGTGACAGCGAAAGACGTGGAGTACTTTGCTTGAATATCTTAGAGCTTGTTTATATAGTATTTTCTGTTTtccatttttgtttataaaaaccaaaaatacttgttttttttcctaatataaaatatcaatagttaattatcaaaatattatttaaatcaaatagaattgattaaaaaaatggagtctgtggtttttgtttttccttacgaaaaaaaataaatatatttttttctattttactatATATGATTATGTCTGttctgtatataaaaaaaatacaaaccatcCAGTTTagagttaataataatattatgtatGGATCAAGAAAGAAGCCAAATCCATGTATTATTTGATAGTCCAAGTTCCTTGAAAGCTTGGAAAAACTTGTAGCCAGCCGAAGGGATAGGCTTCACGCTCTTACGAGgatctctctctgtctctcccTCTCTGCATTAATTGCTATCAGCTATCCTGAATTAGCAAAAACACTTCCAAGAAGATAGAAGGAGATGTCTAGTAACGGTGCCGTCCTGGATTACCTGGAAGCAAAGGTTCCCTTGTTAGAGGAGAAAACTAAACGAGATGATGATATTGTTGTTCAAGATCTTGCATGCAGGGTTGGGGTTGAATCAAAGAAGCTATGGCATATAGTAGGTCCAGCAATCTTTAGCCGTCTCACCTCTTACTCCATGCTTGTCATCACCCAAGCTTTTGCCGGTCATTTGGGTGACCTTGAGCTTGCTGGTATCTCCATTGCCAATAATGTAATTGTTGGCTTCGACTTTGGCCTCTTGGTATGCTAGACTTGCTCTCTATTTCTCTGAAATTCTTTGTTTACTTTCTtctgttgttgtttcttgttcttAATTTACCTGActgaattaatattaatgatgggtgattttgtttaattatgataTCACAGTTGGGGATGGCAAGTGCGTTAGAGACACTCTGTGGGCAAGCTTTTGGAGCAAAAAAGTACTATATGTTGGGAGTATACATGCAACGTTCATGGATTGTATTGTTCTTATGTTGTATTTTGCTTTTGCCCCTCTACCTCTTTGCCTCTCCAGTCTTGAAGCTACTTGGCCAACCTAATGATATAGCAGAACTTTCAGGGAAAGCTGCTGTGTGGATGATACCACTTCACTTTAGCTTTGCCTTTCAGTTTCCCTTGCAGAGATTCTTGCAGAGCCAGCTTAAGAACATGGTAATTGCATGGGTGTCTTTTGTAGCTCTGGTGGTTCATATCTTTGTCAGTTGGCTTCTTGTGTATAAGCTTCAGCTTGGAGTTGCTGGGACAGCCAtgactttgaatttttcttggtgggttttggtttttggtCTTCTAGGCTACACCATTTGTGGTGGCTGTCCTCTTACATGGACTGGTTTCTCCACCGAAGCCTTTTCTGGCCTTTGGGAATTCACCAAACTCTCCGCTGCTTCTGGGGTCATGCTCTGGTGACTCACCTCCCTCATCTCTAGCCATACGTGTGCctgttaattaaatatatatttttctaattaaatatatatttttcttgttggatCTCACATATggccttttgtttttgctattaacCAGCTTGGAGAATTGGTATTATAGAATCCTCATCTTAATGACTGGGAATCTAAAAAATGCAGAAATTGCTGTGGATGCTTTGTCTATATggtattatcatttattttttgtataatttattttaaatgttcaattttatcaagtattaatatatatttaaccaGTATGAGGGTTTTTTTTGGCAGCATGACCATAAATGGCTGGGAGATGATGATTCCTCTTGCTTTCTTTGCAGGAACCGGGTAATTAAATCTTTACGTgttaattccatgatttaaacttgaaaaattgaaaaagatatatAAGCAAAATCTCTTGAACACGaatgaaaatgaatattattttgttttcagcgttagttttttttattatattcccacttaataatttatatagaaaaagtttttgaattggGACCCACCATTTTTAGAGAAGCgtcttcatattttctttgaacTCATTATTTTACTTCTCACATGTAACTTTCATGACATGAGATTAATGATATGAATATGATAAACTCTATTTTAAACAAGTAGTGATAAGCATGCGTCGTTGACTGAaaaagtagatttttttttttataaattttaatttgtttttaatttaaaagagttataaaatatttgtaaattataaatcagtacttttaaatttataattataacaaaacatAATCTGCATGAATTGTATAATAAGAGCTGATcgtttgatattaaaatattaatgtgtgtggttgcggttgctttttaaaatatttttgatttagaattgtatgttaataatatttttttattttttaaaaattatttttgagaatatattaaaataatttaaaaatattaaaaatatattaattaaaaatatttttttcaaaatatttttaaaacacaatgctAAACAAATATGTTAAGATATACAgatgtaaaattttaataaatttttaacgtaaaaaaaGCAATTTCTTTGGAGAATATCTTTTGAGAATACGAGGTAGATGATTTGACTAAGATCAAGCACAGAAGTAGAAGGGTCTCGATTGGTGGCTCCATGTCATGGTGATTTTTCTCTTGTTCATATCAAATTTTCCTATTGGAGCCGTGTTTCTGTCCACCTATATCCTCTGTGGTCATGGTTTATTTTGGAAAAGAATCCAATCAttcaaatagaaatcaaataattataccGTTTTCATTCACATAATGACATTAATTTCTTTGATGTATCAATGGACAAAAACTCATACACTGTAAGAGGTTGCCAAAAAGCTAGAGAAAATTGGCGATTGAATTGTGCTCGCGACAAAATAGGTCATTGAAAAGTTGTCTAAATCCAAAAGCATCACTATTCAAGCTTTGGCTGCCTTATTTTCTCTACCTAGCTTTTTTCTCccgtatgaaagatgttctcccACTAATCAAAACTCCCCGCCAACAAACGGGTGAAAATCAAAGACTAGGCAGCGGTGTTTTGCTTGTGGGGTTAgccagtgttttttttttttttttgaatttttctgatatattatttaaaataaaaatcattttaacaaataatcttTACTACAATCTTAAAACATGCTCCAAGAACAGTGGTATAGCGGTCGGCCCTTAATCCTACTTGAggagatggttttttttttcgcaattaa is part of the Populus trichocarpa isolate Nisqually-1 chromosome 7, P.trichocarpa_v4.1, whole genome shotgun sequence genome and encodes:
- the LOC7465539 gene encoding protein DETOXIFICATION 27, with product MSSNGAVLDYLEAKVPLLEEKTKRDDDIVVQDLACRVGVESKKLWHIVGPAIFSRLTSYSMLVITQAFAGHLGDLELAGISIANNVIVGFDFGLLLGMASALETLCGQAFGAKKYYMLGVYMQRSWIVLFLCCILLLPLYLFASPVLKLLGQPNDIAELSGKAAVWMIPLHFSFAFQFPLQRFLQSQLKNMVIAWVSFVALVVHIFVSWLLVYKLQLGVAGTAMTLNFSWWVLVFGLLGYTICGGCPLTWTGFSTEAFSGLWEFTKLSAASGVMLCLENWYYRILILMTGNLKNAEIAVDALSICMTINGWEMMIPLAFFAGTGVRVANELGAGNGKGAKFATIVSVTTSVIIGLVFWLLIMFFHDKLTWIFTSSEPVLEAVNKLSILLAFTVLLNSVQPVLSGVAVGSGWQKYVAYINLGCYYAIGVPLGFLMGWFFHQGVMGIWAGMIFGGTAVQTLILAIITIRCDWEKEAEKASQHVLKWSEAI